GACTCATGATTTCCTGTAGACGCTTATTCCCTTCTTCAACTTTCTTTGGATTCTCCCTAATACTCTTCGGAGCGCTTTCTTTAACACCTAGCTCCTGTCTAATTCTCCTAATATCTTCAGCGCGGGTACCAAGGTCTGCACCAATGCCAACACCACTTTCTATATATGGTTTCATGGCTTTGAGATATCGTTTCAGCACATCGAGGGCATCTTCTTTATGATAGTCATAGATGATGCCACCTTTTGCGCCTCCAACTTCAGCCTGAGCAGCAACGTATTTGTAAGACATCACCTGGGCCAGTCTTTCCACTTCTTCTCTGGTCACGGTTGTATTCATACGAAGACCACCAGCCGCAAACTCATCGCGGATACTATCAACAACAAGCCATCCTCTGGCATCAGTTTTTCTGTCCGACCATTCAATCACTAAATACGGGTCTCGTGCCATTTTCGAATCCTCCCTTTTTGTTTATCTTGGAAGCAAGGACCCAACGAGCAGTATCTTCCCGAGACTATTTTGTTCAGATACCACTCGCTGACAATCCGGTAACTGTCTAACCCCTCACTATTAGGGCATCGGCGGCACAAACACCCTGTCCTTTGGGGTAAACAAACAATGGGTTGATATCTAATTCCTTAATATCGCTCCGCTTAACAGCCAGGTCTCCGACCTTAACTATCGTCTCTGCCAAAGCCTCCACATCAAGAGGCTCCGAACCGCGATAACCAGTGAACAACTTGTAGGCAGTGAGGGATTTAATCATTTCCAGGGTTTCGTTCTTGTTCAGCGGGGCTGGATAAAGAGCCACGTCCTTGAAGACCTCTACAAATACACCGCCCAGTCCCACTAGAACCATGGGTCCGAACTGAGGATCTCTATTGACCCCCACAATGATCTCAGTTCCTTTGGGCAACATTTTTTGAATTAGTACCCCGTTCACTCTGGCATCCGGTTTATGACGCTTTGCATTGTTCATGATTTCATTAAAAGCATTCTTAAGCTCGGCATCGTTTTTGATGCCCAGTTTCACTCCACCGATGTCAGTCTTATGCGGAATGTCAGGGGAATCTATCTTCAGCACCAAGGGATAGCCTATCGTCTTTGCCGCCTTTAAGGCCTCTGTCTCAGACTTAGCTACGTACTCCTCTGGCACAGAAATCCCATGTTCCTTAAGAATAGACTTGCTTGCATGCTCCGACAGGGTCTCGGTGCTTACTTTTGTTGCTGATTGCCCTTTCTTACTCACCACTTCCAGTGTTCTGGCATCGGGGTGGTACACGCAAAACTCAGCATACTTTTTAATAGCACTAAGTCCATACATAGGACTGTCAACTATCGGCACCGAATTAGCTGTATAGAATGCCCTTAATTCTGGATCCCGTTTTCTTGATATCCCTGGCATTATTACAATGGGCTTGCTACCCTCATTACTAACATCAATGAGGCACTTAGCTAAACCGTAGTCAACATGTCTGTCCCTTTCCGTTACAATTTCAGGTGGATTGAACCCTATTATCATCATACCTACTTCTGGGTCTGCCATTACTGTCCTCAAAGCCGCCCGAAACTTGTCATTGTCAAAAACCAATGTCGCTGTCATGTCAAGAGGGTTATTAGGCGTAGCATAGTCAGGTAACATATTATTTAGCTTTTGCAGCGTTTGGGCCGAGAACTCTGCCAATCTTGCCCCTTGTAATTGAGCCAGGTCAGCAGTAATGGCAGCTTGTCCACCGGACATATTGAGAAAAGCAAACGATTTTTGGGAAGGCTTTTTCTTGAGAGTACTCATTAGCACACAAACATTGACAAGCTCTTCTATATCGCACACCCGCACTACGCCAAACTTCTTAAACAAAGCATTAAAGGCCGCATCTGATCCGGCCAGGCTGCCAGTGTGAGCCGTTGTTGTTTGCCGCGCTTTTTCTGATGCTCCAACTTTTAGGGTCACGATCGGCTTACCCTTCGCAGCCGCTCTAGCTAACACTTGAGCAAATTTGTCGGGATATTTTATGCCCTCTAGATAAAGTGCTATCACTTCAGTATCTTCGTCTTCTATCAGGAATTCTAAATAATCTTCAATGCCAACAACGGCGTTGTTCCCACTGGAAATAACATAGGAGAATTTAAGATGCGAGACACTGAGCAAAAGAGTGGCAACTTGTCCACTCTGTGCCACCAAACCAATGTTACCTTTTTCTTGTTTAGCCGACAACGGCAGTCCAAAGGCATGGATGTTATTCACGTTATTAATAAACCCGGCACAGTTAGGTCCACACACTGCTATATTATTCTCAGTAGCTATCTCCACCAGTTTTTTCTGGGCTAATTTCCCCTCGGCACCAGCTTCACTATAGCCACTGGCATATACCACCGCACCCTTGCAGTTGTGTGCTGCGGCTTCTTCTAGAATATTGTTAACCGTAAACAGCGGCGTGCAGATAATGGCCATATCAATGTCGTGACCAATATCAGAAATGCTCTTATGGCATTTCTTACCCAGCACTTGTTCCCGGTTGGGGTTTACAAAGTACAAGTTATCGCCCAAATCACAGGCCAACATATTTTGACTTGCGTCTCGGCCAAAGCCCAACTTTTCACTGGCTCCAACTATCGCCACTGACTTGGGTCGTAACAAATGGTGTAGGTTCATTTAGACTCCCCCTGTGCGCTCCCCACTTCAATACCTTTTTTCAAAGCCTGCCGGTTAAGATTAATCACTTTCTCACCTTTGGGTTCGAAGTACTCTTCTAAAGAGGTTAATGCTGCTTCCTCAGATATAGTTGGAAATTTAGACAGCAACGCGCCTAGCATAACAACGTTGGCAACGCGTACATTACCTAGCTCGGTAGCCAATTCTGTAGCCGGAACCCTAATAACAGTGACGTCGTCGCGCACATCTTCTCTTTTCACCAGGGAGCTATTGATAAAAATGTATCCTCCCGGTTTAACCTGTGCTTCAAATTTATCCAGCGAAGGTCCGTTAAACACGACCAATACATCAGGATTATCTATATATGGGCTGGCCACTTGTTCCTCGGACACTATTACTGAACAGTTGGCAGTGCCTCCTCTCATCTCTCCGCCGTATGAAGGAAGCCAGGTACTATGCAAATCTGCTTTTAAGCCCGCATTGGCCAACATAACTCCTGTAGCCAGAACTCCTTGGCCCCCAAAGCCAGCAATCAGCACTTCATGCATTAGCCGTACCCTCCCTTTTAACCAATTCACCCATGGGGTAATACGGTATAACTTCGTTTTCAATTCTCTCCAGCGCTTTAAGTGGGCTTAAATGCCAGTTGGTTGGACAGGGAGACAGTATTTCAACCATGGAGAACCCCTCCCCGTTCAACTGGGCCTGTAAGGCCTGCTTAATATAACCTTTTGCTTTGCGAATGGCAGCTGGGTTATGCACTGATCCTCTAGCCACATAGGCTACCGGTAAAACAGCAATCATTTCCGTGATCTTAATAGGCATCCCTGTCAGCTCCGGATCCCTACCTTTGGGTGATGTGGTCGTTACTTGATTTGGTAATGTAGTCGGAGCCATTTGTCCACCTGTCATGCCATACACGCCGTTATTCACAAATATAGTGGTGATTTTTTCATTTCTAGCGGCAGCGTGGACAATTTCCGCACAACCAATAGATGATATGTCGCCATCACCTTGATAAGTCATTACCACTTTGTCAGGTTGCAGCCTCTTGATACCGGTAGCTACAGCTGGGG
The Bacillota bacterium DNA segment above includes these coding regions:
- a CDS encoding acetate--CoA ligase family protein is translated as MNLHHLLRPKSVAIVGASEKLGFGRDASQNMLACDLGDNLYFVNPNREQVLGKKCHKSISDIGHDIDMAIICTPLFTVNNILEEAAAHNCKGAVVYASGYSEAGAEGKLAQKKLVEIATENNIAVCGPNCAGFINNVNNIHAFGLPLSAKQEKGNIGLVAQSGQVATLLLSVSHLKFSYVISSGNNAVVGIEDYLEFLIEDEDTEVIALYLEGIKYPDKFAQVLARAAAKGKPIVTLKVGASEKARQTTTAHTGSLAGSDAAFNALFKKFGVVRVCDIEELVNVCVLMSTLKKKPSQKSFAFLNMSGGQAAITADLAQLQGARLAEFSAQTLQKLNNMLPDYATPNNPLDMTATLVFDNDKFRAALRTVMADPEVGMMIIGFNPPEIVTERDRHVDYGLAKCLIDVSNEGSKPIVIMPGISRKRDPELRAFYTANSVPIVDSPMYGLSAIKKYAEFCVYHPDARTLEVVSKKGQSATKVSTETLSEHASKSILKEHGISVPEEYVAKSETEALKAAKTIGYPLVLKIDSPDIPHKTDIGGVKLGIKNDAELKNAFNEIMNNAKRHKPDARVNGVLIQKMLPKGTEIIVGVNRDPQFGPMVLVGLGGVFVEVFKDVALYPAPLNKNETLEMIKSLTAYKLFTGYRGSEPLDVEALAETIVKVGDLAVKRSDIKELDINPLFVYPKGQGVCAADALIVRG
- a CDS encoding 2-oxoglutarate oxidoreductase, with translation MAVVCKTPRTIISATGFCAGCGHGIINRITAEALEELGVDKKTIMALGVGCCSLMGFNFGVDRIGSPHGRAPAVATGIKRLQPDKVVMTYQGDGDISSIGCAEIVHAAARNEKITTIFVNNGVYGMTGGQMAPTTLPNQVTTTSPKGRDPELTGMPIKITEMIAVLPVAYVARGSVHNPAAIRKAKGYIKQALQAQLNGEGFSMVEILSPCPTNWHLSPLKALERIENEVIPYYPMGELVKREGTANA
- a CDS encoding 2-oxoacid:ferredoxin oxidoreductase subunit gamma, which gives rise to MHEVLIAGFGGQGVLATGVMLANAGLKADLHSTWLPSYGGEMRGGTANCSVIVSEEQVASPYIDNPDVLVVFNGPSLDKFEAQVKPGGYIFINSSLVKREDVRDDVTVIRVPATELATELGNVRVANVVMLGALLSKFPTISEEAALTSLEEYFEPKGEKVINLNRQALKKGIEVGSAQGESK